One Streptomyces lincolnensis genomic region harbors:
- a CDS encoding serine hydrolase domain-containing protein, which translates to MTQEIHGTVADGFEAVREEFAAFVAGERPDYEGQLCAYVHGREVVDLWAGDGVDSGSLYGVYSCTKGAAHLVTALLVQDGTLEPDRKVTYYWPEFGAEGKGALTLRDLLSHRAGMIGLDAGFTDQELADDRALAERLADQKPFWRPGTAFGYHAFTIGALAGEVVRRATGRTLQEVYEERIRAPHGLDFYLGLPEALEPRYRSVQPMIPTAIQQAQLDEAPRGPHTLASIAFNTHVPDPGTLEGYPNSRAVRAKGPASAGGVATARGLAGMYAAAISDVDGRGPLLKPDTIAEVSQIHSVGYDLVSRAHRAFGLGFQATADAWHPFLGARTFGHSGAAGAQAFADPHSGLAYGYTRRRMAFPGGAAPENQRLVKAVHTAALAT; encoded by the coding sequence ATGACGCAGGAGATCCACGGCACCGTCGCGGACGGCTTCGAGGCGGTGCGGGAGGAGTTCGCCGCGTTCGTCGCGGGGGAAAGGCCGGACTACGAGGGGCAGTTGTGCGCGTATGTGCACGGCCGCGAAGTCGTCGATCTGTGGGCGGGTGACGGCGTCGACAGCGGTTCCCTCTACGGCGTCTACTCCTGCACCAAGGGGGCGGCGCACCTCGTCACCGCACTGCTCGTGCAGGACGGCACGCTCGAACCCGACCGCAAAGTCACCTACTACTGGCCGGAGTTCGGCGCCGAGGGCAAGGGCGCGCTGACCCTGCGCGACCTGCTGTCCCACCGGGCGGGGATGATCGGCCTGGACGCCGGCTTCACCGACCAGGAACTGGCCGACGACCGGGCGCTCGCCGAACGGCTCGCGGACCAGAAGCCGTTCTGGCGTCCGGGCACCGCCTTCGGCTACCACGCCTTCACCATCGGGGCGCTGGCCGGCGAGGTGGTCCGGCGGGCCACCGGCCGGACCCTCCAGGAGGTGTACGAGGAACGGATCCGCGCCCCGCACGGGCTGGACTTCTACCTGGGCCTGCCCGAGGCGCTGGAGCCCCGCTACCGCTCGGTGCAGCCGATGATCCCGACGGCGATCCAGCAGGCCCAGCTGGACGAGGCGCCCAGGGGCCCGCACACGCTGGCCTCGATCGCCTTCAACACCCATGTGCCCGACCCCGGCACGCTTGAGGGGTACCCCAACTCCCGTGCCGTGCGGGCGAAGGGGCCGGCGTCGGCGGGCGGGGTGGCCACGGCGCGGGGGCTGGCCGGGATGTACGCGGCGGCGATCAGCGACGTGGACGGGCGCGGGCCCCTGCTGAAGCCGGACACCATCGCCGAGGTCAGCCAGATCCACTCCGTCGGCTACGACCTGGTCTCCCGGGCCCACCGGGCCTTCGGCCTCGGCTTCCAGGCCACCGCCGACGCCTGGCACCCCTTCCTGGGCGCCCGCACCTTCGGCCACAGCGGCGCCGCCGGCGCCCAGGCCTTCGCCGACCCCCACAGCGGCCTCGCCTACGGCTACACCCGCCGCCGCATGGCCTTCCCGGGCGGAGCAGCACCAGAAAACCAACGGCTGGTGAAGGCGGTCCACACGGCAGCCCTGGCTACCTGA
- a CDS encoding M14 family zinc carboxypeptidase produces the protein MRTTRTVPARPVLITALALTAAGSLLLTPHTAGAAPEPPVTREGPAPDERAARSPESTADRALTTPERPATSDPGRGYPREQVLAPDPVNPADKSIRLGLTPYHAIAPKLNALQRLGDRVSVEVAGRSAGGHRLYLVTVTAPESARQARAQERMRQLIENAPASAAKSREIRAGYKAPVFFNNNIHGNEWEGTDASLKLIERLATANDARTRDLLAHSRLYFNITANPDGRIAGTRANAGGFDMNRDFVTASQPEVRVMRQIEIDKQPAVMLDLHGYVNGTLIEPTTPPHGENYEYDLFLKNSYANALGMEAAVNGLGYTSARDGVEPAQIPFRDLEEGWDDWPPIFTPQYAAFHGTVAAHTIEIPLQVNNEAYDSLPVAELRRRSAINVDVAGAALRATLDFVQRQRTSLVADQIEVFRRGAAGAAQVPVSEETVPGVPGIGPEDVYTTNFPRAYVIPADGTGAQRSATAAARLVDHLIANDVRVARATHDFRLGGQRYARGSYVVDMHQPKRGLANVLLADGRDISDKVSVMYDISGWSLGRLWSATVRPVPSGGLAGVALRTVGEAAHVGRVAPRGDLRLRLDDPREVAALNSLLQKGVPVRRAADGSAIVPASARAKAAAAARTYDVVFDATRLTGSTELRRLRVAAAVTPGELFALREMNFEVTPVSTGVLNAGFDWSTADVLFVSAGLDHAALNPAARAALDAFLSSGHGLVGRGATGAALNAAAGPLAAKAVEGNPDANGVVRMVNAGGPVTAGAPDHGFVYAPMWFTDLGPGVRVDRSYAGGNPLVSGHWRALEDGSGGPADAAGRPAVVSGPGAVLFGTEPLFRDHPKGEFAQVARALFTVAPADTRYR, from the coding sequence GTGCGCACCACGAGAACCGTTCCTGCGAGACCTGTTCTGATCACGGCCCTCGCGCTCACCGCGGCGGGCTCGCTCCTGCTCACCCCGCACACCGCCGGCGCGGCACCGGAACCCCCGGTGACCCGGGAGGGCCCCGCCCCCGACGAGCGCGCCGCCCGCTCCCCCGAGAGCACCGCCGACCGGGCCCTCACCACCCCGGAACGGCCGGCGACGTCCGACCCCGGGCGCGGCTATCCGCGGGAGCAGGTCCTGGCCCCGGACCCGGTGAACCCGGCCGACAAGTCGATCAGGCTCGGCCTCACGCCGTACCACGCGATCGCGCCGAAGCTGAACGCCCTCCAGCGGCTCGGCGACCGGGTGAGCGTCGAGGTCGCGGGCCGCTCGGCCGGCGGGCACCGGCTCTACCTCGTCACCGTGACCGCGCCGGAGAGCGCCCGGCAGGCCCGCGCCCAGGAGCGGATGCGGCAGCTGATCGAGAACGCGCCCGCCTCGGCCGCCAAGAGCCGTGAGATCAGGGCGGGTTACAAGGCTCCCGTCTTCTTCAACAACAACATCCACGGCAACGAGTGGGAGGGCACCGACGCCTCCCTGAAGCTCATCGAGCGGCTCGCGACCGCCAACGACGCCAGGACCAGGGACCTGCTCGCGCACTCCCGGCTCTACTTCAACATCACCGCGAACCCGGACGGCCGGATCGCCGGCACCCGGGCGAACGCGGGCGGCTTCGACATGAACCGGGACTTCGTGACCGCCTCGCAGCCCGAGGTGCGGGTGATGCGGCAGATCGAGATCGACAAGCAGCCGGCCGTCATGCTCGACCTGCACGGCTACGTCAACGGCACCCTCATCGAGCCGACCACTCCCCCGCACGGCGAGAACTACGAGTACGACCTCTTCCTGAAGAACAGCTACGCCAACGCGCTCGGCATGGAGGCCGCCGTCAACGGCCTCGGCTACACATCCGCGAGGGACGGTGTGGAGCCCGCGCAGATCCCGTTCCGGGACCTGGAGGAGGGCTGGGACGACTGGCCGCCGATCTTCACCCCGCAGTACGCGGCCTTCCACGGCACGGTCGCCGCGCACACGATCGAGATCCCGCTCCAGGTGAACAACGAGGCCTACGACAGCCTGCCGGTGGCGGAGCTGCGGCGGCGGTCGGCGATCAACGTGGACGTCGCCGGGGCCGCTCTCCGCGCCACTCTCGACTTCGTACAGCGGCAGCGGACCTCGCTCGTCGCCGACCAGATCGAGGTCTTCCGGCGCGGGGCCGCCGGCGCGGCGCAGGTCCCGGTGTCCGAGGAGACCGTTCCCGGGGTGCCGGGCATCGGCCCGGAGGACGTGTACACCACGAACTTCCCGCGCGCATACGTGATTCCGGCCGACGGCACGGGTGCCCAGCGCTCGGCCACCGCCGCGGCCCGGCTCGTCGACCACCTGATCGCCAACGACGTACGCGTGGCCCGCGCGACCCACGACTTCCGCCTCGGCGGACAGCGGTACGCCAGGGGCTCGTACGTGGTCGACATGCACCAGCCCAAGCGGGGGCTGGCGAACGTGCTGCTGGCCGACGGGCGGGACATCAGCGACAAGGTCTCGGTGATGTACGACATCTCGGGCTGGAGCCTGGGCCGGCTGTGGAGCGCCACGGTCCGCCCGGTGCCGTCGGGCGGTCTGGCGGGCGTGGCGCTGCGGACCGTCGGGGAGGCCGCGCACGTCGGTCGTGTCGCCCCGCGCGGCGACCTGCGGCTGCGGCTCGACGACCCGCGCGAGGTGGCGGCTCTCAACTCCCTTCTCCAGAAGGGTGTTCCGGTACGCCGGGCCGCGGACGGCAGTGCGATCGTGCCGGCGTCGGCGCGTGCGAAGGCAGCGGCGGCGGCCCGGACGTACGACGTCGTCTTCGACGCGACCCGTCTGACCGGCAGCACCGAGTTGCGCCGGCTCCGGGTGGCGGCGGCCGTGACGCCGGGTGAGCTGTTCGCGCTGCGGGAGATGAACTTCGAGGTCACGCCGGTCTCGACGGGCGTGCTGAACGCGGGCTTCGACTGGTCGACGGCGGATGTGCTGTTCGTGTCGGCGGGCCTGGACCACGCGGCCCTGAACCCCGCGGCCCGCGCGGCGCTGGACGCGTTCCTGTCCTCCGGCCACGGTCTCGTCGGACGCGGCGCCACCGGGGCGGCCCTCAACGCGGCGGCGGGGCCGCTCGCGGCCAAGGCGGTCGAGGGCAACCCGGACGCCAACGGCGTGGTGCGGATGGTGAACGCGGGCGGCCCGGTGACGGCCGGGGCGCCGGACCACGGGTTCGTCTACGCGCCGATGTGGTTCACCGACCTCGGGCCGGGCGTCCGGGTGGACCGGTCGTACGCGGGCGGCAACCCGCTCGTGTCCGGGCACTGGCGGGCGCTGGAGGACGGCTCGGGCGGTCCCGCGGACGCGGCCGGCCGGCCCGCGGTGGTCAGCGGCCCGGGAGCGGTCCTGTTCGGCACCGAACCTCTCTTCCGGGACCATCCCAAGGGAGAGTTCGCTCAGGTCGCACGGGCGTTGTTCACAGTGGCACCCGCGGACACGCGGTACAGGTGA
- a CDS encoding NADP-dependent oxidoreductase, giving the protein MINREWHLLSRPVGWPRPEDFALAEADVPTPGEGQVLVRNKYLSVDPYMRGRMSAAKSYIAPFELGKVMQGGAVGEVVASNAEGIAVGDHVLHFLGWREFAAVDAKNAVKVDPDTAPLSTYLGVLGMTGLTAYAGLLRTASFKEGDSVFVSGAAGAVGGQVGQIARLKGASRVIGSAGSDEKVKLLVEEYGFDAAFNYKSGPVAEQLREAAPDGVDVYFDNVGGDHLEAAIGQLNVHGRIAICGMISVYNNTEPAPGPKNLARLIQTRGRIEGLLVGDHYDLQPQFVQEVGPWVASGELKYRETVVEGIENNLEAFLGVLRGDNTGKMIVKL; this is encoded by the coding sequence GGGCAGGTCCTCGTCCGGAACAAGTACCTCTCCGTCGACCCGTACATGCGTGGCCGCATGAGCGCGGCCAAGTCCTACATCGCCCCCTTCGAACTGGGCAAGGTCATGCAGGGCGGCGCGGTCGGCGAGGTCGTCGCCTCCAACGCCGAGGGCATCGCCGTCGGCGACCACGTCCTGCACTTCCTCGGCTGGCGCGAGTTCGCCGCCGTCGACGCCAAGAACGCCGTCAAGGTCGACCCGGACACCGCGCCCCTGTCCACCTACCTCGGCGTCCTCGGCATGACCGGTCTGACCGCCTACGCCGGTCTCCTGCGCACCGCCTCCTTCAAGGAGGGCGACTCGGTGTTCGTCTCCGGCGCGGCCGGTGCCGTCGGCGGCCAGGTCGGCCAGATCGCCCGGCTCAAGGGCGCCTCCCGGGTCATCGGCTCCGCCGGCTCCGACGAGAAGGTCAAGCTCCTCGTCGAGGAGTACGGCTTCGACGCCGCCTTCAACTACAAGTCCGGCCCGGTCGCCGAGCAGCTGCGCGAGGCCGCCCCGGACGGCGTCGACGTCTACTTCGACAACGTCGGCGGGGACCACCTGGAAGCCGCGATCGGGCAGCTCAACGTGCACGGCCGGATCGCCATCTGCGGAATGATCTCGGTCTACAACAACACCGAGCCCGCCCCCGGCCCGAAGAACCTCGCCCGCCTCATCCAGACCCGCGGCCGCATCGAGGGCCTCCTCGTCGGCGACCACTACGACCTCCAGCCGCAGTTCGTCCAGGAGGTCGGCCCCTGGGTCGCCTCGGGCGAGCTCAAGTACCGCGAGACGGTCGTCGAGGGCATCGAGAACAACCTTGAGGCGTTCCTCGGGGTGCTGCGGGGCGACAACACCGGGAAGATGATCGTCAAGCTCTGA